ttttatttaatttttataactttttaaataaaatataaaaaataatttaatcttttaaaatcttaaaataaaaattatattataacaatattttaattttataatatttttattcaacttttatttttttcatttatcaaaatctcataaaatattttaatttaaacaatttgattattattaacaaatcatttcactactattcataaaccatTTCAACTCATCTATCCAAACTAACCAACTATCTTTAGATGTTAAGATCACTTCAAATCAATCAttgataagatttattattttttcaaatttttataaaaatttaatctcatctcaacttgttttaaacacatatatcaacttatttatatttaaatacatctcaATAGAATccataaaataatactatttataaatagtatgaaatattttttagtacatagtgagaattttattttattttatttttttaaaaaagactgTATAATAGTTGAACATTTTGCACATCTTGCATATATTTTCCTAATTACTTCACGAATATATGCTTTCGTGGCAAAAGCTATTGTCAAAAAACTATTTTGCTAAATTAAAGCCCAAAGAACCTAAAAAGATGATTTAAATCCAATCAAGAAAACAATGGTTATAATATCTTATCACACCATGATCAGAATATTGGATTTAGTGTAAGGAGAATTAAATTCTACCTTGacattcttttataattatttgaaaagTACTAAATTTATGAAGagatttctttaaaataaatttataaattaatataatttagtattatatatattatatttattttataataaaatgatatttataatttaatatatcatattaatcaATGTCAGTATGTCagtttattaattaatgtatttttttaaaatataaaaaatattaatttactaataaattatctttttaatcttgaaataaaaaaaatatacaatatcgATCAAAACGAGAGACACCATTCATGGTCCCCTGTCGTTTTCCATAGGCACAAAGTTACAACTTAGGAACTGTAGGCAGGGCAAAATACGAGGCAGCCAGTGAAAACACTGAACACCAGGGAGTAAGGACTGTACCAAACCCAAGCATATGGTATACGTTGGGTGACTCCGACTATTTACTGCTAAATCTTTTGAATATATTGACAGGACAACGGAGTACAAGACAAGCGACTCAGGACCggattattctctctctctctctctaaagaaAATCTATCACATTTGGATCCTCAGAATCTCAGCTTTAGCCTTTTTCCTTAAATTAAAGCAAAAGCCTTCCACATGCCACGCCCACATACTCTCTTTCTCCTTTCGGATCCACCTCTCAACCCAAAAGGCTATAAAGTCATACACAAAATCTCCTCTCACCTtgctctctgttttttcttctattttcactCTTTCTACGGAGACCCATTTCAGCGAGGCTAAAAACCGCTTTTTTAGAAGATTTTCCGGCGAATGGCTATTGCCGGCGAGGTTTTGCGGCGAAACTTTCCAGAGAATGTTGAGGTTTTTGATGATTCACCTTCCGGTTCGCTAGAGCTGCATGTTCTTGCGGTGGATGACAGCGTTGTGGACCGGATGGTCATCGAGAGGTTGCTGAAGATTTCTTCTTGTAAAGGTGAGCGAagttaattaatatttgttgttttgggtAAAGATTTGGGTTTTGATTGGCTTCTGAGGCCGGTTGGATTGGAATATGCAGTGACGACAGTAGAGAGTGGGACAAGAGCTCTGCAGTACCTGGGGCTGGATGGAGAGAAGGGCCCGGTTGGTTTTGATGTAAGAAACGCGCTTGGACTCGGATGTATTCACTTTGTTTCGTTGCTAAGAAAGTGTGTGTAatctctaaagaaaaaaaaaagaggaaaacttTTACCTTTTCATTTCTCGCGTTTCTTCAGAACCCGATCAAATattcaaagattttttttggTGGAGAGCCTCTGATAGCTATGATTACAGGGCTTGAAGGTTAATCTCATAATGACTGATTACTCAATGCCGGGGATGACCGGATATGAATTGCTCAAGAAAATTAAGGTTTGTATTTTAGTTTGTCTTGGCCTTCGTCTTATTGTTATTCTAATTCTTTTCAATGGGACTTAAAACGAAAGGAAAggagaaattaattaaatttatttttagtattttatctTGAGAGGCTAGAGAGCTTAAGTTCCCTGCATGTGAAAGTTTCAGATTAAACAAATTTCCTTTTTCTACTTTGTGCATGTCTGCATTTTCTCACAAACAGATAATAACTTCTAAAAGCAatgacacaaaaaaaaaaaaaaaaaaaaaaaaatctctattaACGGTGTTTTGCCTATGGTTGCTTTCAAGCAGGGATCTTCGGTTTTGAGAGAGATACCTGTGGTGATCATGTCATCCGAGAACGTCTTGGCTCGTATTGATAGGTAATTTATCTGTTCAATCTTTTTTACTTGCATTAATAGTTGATGCATAATTGACATGAACTTACATGTAAATGGACGATGATTCTGGATCGTGGGCTtgttttattaatgaaaaaaacaatttaGTGACCTTGATGTTTTTTAATGGTCGGTAGGAATTCAAATATGTTGAATCTGATGATTATGAAATAACTATATCTGTACAGTACTCAATCTGATTGTGCATGATATAGTTGATATAGGAATTATAGTCTGAATCTGATCTTGTCTGAACAtcttgttttataatatttgatattgatGTAATATAAGTTAGGGGCAATTATACTTTACAATCCCAAACTATCATCCCCATTACAATGCACACCCCAAATTATGAACAGTTGCAGTGTGCATCCTAGACTACCAATAAGTTTAAATGGCATATTTGGTGAATTTCCGATAGTGAAAATTATGCCGTGCGACCTATTCATTCATCTTAATGATCAAATCCTAACTGAGAGTGTGGTTTGAACGCATTGGTAGTTTAAGGTGCAAAGGTGGTAGTTCGAGGCATATGGTCTAATTTCCCCTATATTTATATTGGATATTCTGCACTTTAGTCAAACAAAGTTTGGCATAGCATGTTCCAAATTGGACAATTATGCATTTCCAATCCTAGATGCCACCATTAAAATGCTGGTATAGTGTAATTGTCTCATGTTTTTCCTGCAAGACTACGACAACTTTTTGTATTCCTCTTTTTACAACCTTCTGTAAATTGGAAAGTAATTATACAAAGCAAGTTCAATGTAATAATAACAGGCATTCTTCCAGCTGCATAGGTCCTTTACAGTCCCAACCACTTGGGGCTGGTGGCTTGAATTCTTTTCTACTCTTTTGCTGTGGTCTGATTCTTGCAGTTATGCCTCAAATCGGTGGCATGTATTTAGAATAGAAAATATTCTAGGAGTGTAATCGTTAATAACCTCTGTCAGTGAATTTATTGGCTTGATATCAACTGTCCTCTTTCTGGTTTCCATTCAATTCAGATTTAACTCTTAATATCATAACATTTACTTGGGCAGTTGGGAATTCTAATAAACTATACTTGTCTCTTCAGATTAGTGAGTCGTATGAATTAAATGAAGACGATtatgattaatttatattaGCTTACTGTGTGAACATGACTCTTCAGCTGCCGAAGTCAGTTTGATGTTTCTATATTGGTGTTAATACGAGTTATTGGGATACTGGCTAATGGCTCGTTCTATCACTGTTTGCAGGTGTTTGGAGGAAGGGGCAGAGGAGTTTCTACTTAAGCCTGTAAAATTGTCAGATGTGAGACGTTTGAAAGATTTCATAACCAGAGGTGAAGGAAAGGATGGTGGAGAAACAAGAGACCATAAGAGGAAGCGAGAAGATGATTACACTTCCTCATCATCACCATCACCCTCACCtccatcttcctcttccttaATCTCGTCATCCTCCTCATCAACTGCATCATCGGCATCATCATCTGCGCGGTTGTCAAAGAGGGCCAAACTACGGAAGAAAGATTGAATTACTCTCTCGTAtcagaatataaattttttgttagCCTCCATCCTCGATCCTTGCCGAGTGTTTTTTGTTTGGTCGGAAATGATTTCTTTCTAACGTGTGGAATAGGGACCCAGGAATAGAGAAAAAGTAGGTACAAAAATCAGATCTAGTAGGACATCaatattttttcctctttgaTTGTGTAAATATGAATTTCGCCTTATAGTTGAAACAATCATTGTTTTGGTTTAATGTTACTTCTACAAGTCATTATCTATCAACTTGATgcatgatttataatttttttggcttggaaaagttttggggggggggtATTCTGTCAGGTTTTGTATCGGATTTCTTCTGCAATGGTTATATAATCCATATGGATGTAACCCATATGGCAGTAATGTTGACGAAAACCGACTTCTGGGTAGGCACTTTTGAACTTTACAGAGATGATAAAAGGTTCTACTATACCCATCTAAGTTGTGCTGCTTGATTACTTCTTACCCAACTTCGAGTCTCCTGAAAGGGTATGAACATTTCTTTCACATTATACTCTATTTTGCAGTGTTCCAATTTGATTTACAGTGTCAGAAATCTGGAATACAGCCAGTGAATGCGTGTTGTTAAATCTTGTATTATATCTAGATGGTGAGGTAGGACTGGCCACTTGTGCCAGTCTGTAACAATATAAACGCAATATCTGCTTAGAGCTGAGCATTCTGAGCTCCTCTTCAGACATTTTAAACGTTACTGCTGAACACTTGAAAGCTCCCCAATCTGCTCGAATCCAGATTCAATAAACCAGTTTTGAGTAGAGATCTTTTTCTGATGTAACAAAACCTGAACGCACTTGAAAGCTATGCTACGAGGCATTAGGAAGTCAAAATGCTATTGGTTTGAGATATCTGCATAGGATGCCTGGAGGAATCTAACCTATATGCTTTTACTCCTATTTCAATCAAAATCATATTCCAAAATCTGAGGGTGGTCAAGATTCAAGACCATTAATGGGGCTGTAAAGCTTTCCAGAGGCAGGCTTTAAAATTGGACGGTCGGCTCAGTAATTGGCTCCCAACCATTATGCATGTAGGCACAAAGGAGAAGTAATTTGACATCAATCCCAAGGATTTGAATTTTggaaagatttttttatttccctCACCAGAGACAAACCAGGTCCCCCAGAGTCTGAAAGGGTTGTAGAAATGTGGGAAAGATTATAAAAGCTTGTTTTATAAAATCACGTGGCTTGATTTATAGgctactattatatatagtcataaaatacgtaaatattatgtaattatttaaaaaaaataaaatatattatttaaaatttatttatttatttatatatattttatatttatttatttctttaaaagattatataatatttatatattatacgactgtaaatatcatttgttatataaaaaaaggcTAAGAATGACAAGTCCTTGAAGTTGAAACAATTTTCGAATGTCATTTGAACATGCTATTTCTTGTACGAAAGCATGGAATAGTTCTTGGGTAAACGGTCGGTGGCATAATTGGCAGAAAAACTTGAACCTAAAAGATTAGCATGTgttacttaaattataaaaaaaaaaaaatccattaaatCTTCTGTTTGTTAGCTATCAAATGAACTGGATCCAGCCCATTGCAAGTGTTGAGAATTTAGACCTTCTAAATTTACCCCCCTTAGGAactaccctttgcaggagtaataagagaaatagagaaataataacaacacaagaaatttacgtggaaactccaaaacaggagaaaaaccaccagacccagagaagaaaatacactatgtgaaaaattattacaatcacataatttctctcctcatcccaaacacacccacaaagctttccccactagaaaaactttaactcacacctctttccataaaaatggacaacagaggaatttaactagagtcaaaagttactagctaagcatttgactggtgcccttaaactaagaggctaagcctcttatttataactcatgAGTCTTGCCTCTTCCTCACTCACTACCAATGTGGGACTCCAAAGAGCAAaactcaacaatctccaccttgcgactttgactgatcccacagccaagctccacctcaatgaaaatcttcatagcttccgctatcatgcttcaccataaaagcatacccactcagaataaatcaattccaagaatttcacttcggcccatgtcgaaaacaactttgttgaaaattatggtgtaacttccacgtttggctctcctggaagttcatcagccatcgacatgaatttccaccacacaccctgcatcaatgccaaaccaatgcctgtgtgcaaacttgtggacccgctaatattaacacatcctttatcatggcaactttgggaattagcaaCATGTTAtaaggatgtacatgtctcctttttcatggagagagacacaacattagcatcaataccagtatctccatttactgacttggagccacttgccgaaccagctccttgtactagccgtttcaccagtcgctagaAACACTGCTGACTTCAGGGGTTGATCTGCCCTTCCACACCTTGTGTAAACCAATTTCTCCATCTCAAATCTGATAAGATTTGAATCCCTACTTCCTGATattgttttgatgaatttaccgtagaaatgaatagtacctcactaagtcagttcccaggaaagattggagggtcacaatggacacaattaaaatttccaatctcctagacagaatctccttagactgtacatatccacactaccacaccaaagctccacTCCACAAAAAAAACCTagtagctctgataccaattgttggaaatttggacctcccaaattcacccccctaggatctaccctttgcaggagtgataagaaaaatagagaaataataacaacacaagaaatttacgtggaaactccaaaacaggagaaaaaccaccagacccagaaaagaaaatacactatgtgaaaaattattacaatcacataatttctctcctcaccccaaacacacccacaaagctttccccactagaaaaactttaactcacacctcttcccataaaaatggacaacagaggaatttaattagagtcaaaagttactagctaagcatttgactggtgcacttaaactaagaggctaagcctcttatttataactcatgAGTCTTGCCTCTTCCTCACTCACTACCAATGTGGGACTCCAAAGAGCAAAACTCAACAGCAAGTATATtgttaaaagaacaaaaaaaaaaaaagaaaaaaaagaaaaaagaaaaaaaaaaagaggagataaaataataaatggtTAAGTAAAAAAGAAGTTATTGACATATAAAGATAGAAGTGACATAAAATAAGTAGGACTTaacaaatttaaagaaaaaaagagaacttaattaaaaaagagaggTTATTGAACTACTTTCCTTTATAGATAGAGAAACTACCGCTCCTCTTTAGAAaagtttctcatattttttaatttttgtttccacTACCGAGGAGGATCCtccactttgtttttttttatctttttttttttcttgatatctGTCTATTCATAAGTTTTCCTGCTAGTGTTTTTAATCATTCCTTTCCATTGGCTCAGTTTTGGCCAGATCTACCGCATTTCGACGATCGACTGCTTGCTGTGCCAAAATGCTCTCGACGGCTACACGTGTCATACTAGTAGTTTTGTCACCTCaaaattttttagatttgaCCTAACCCATTTCACAATCAGCAGCGCATGGTATCCATGTACCGTCATAGGTGAAACTCGATTGGTCACAGTCTTGGTCATTCGATGCCAGTCTTCCTACTGTGTTTTTGCTTTTCCTAATTATTGGTCTTGAGGTAGGGTATACAAGTCTCTTCAGAAAACTTTTTAAGACAATAAACTGTAGTGTACCTTCAACATCTACCGCTTTCAGCAGTGGCATCACAGTTCACACAACTatgctacttataaaaaattgtcATTTAAGACCATGCCCTCTTTACAGGATATGGGTGCGAACCAAGATTTTGGCCCCAAAAtttgatcctttttttttttttttccccacttATGTATTGTGATTGTTGTAATAAAGTATTTGTTGGGAAACCCTATCCCCTTATCATGTATCTCATTATCCTTATATTAATGATGTATATGCTTGATTCATAAAAAAGAGGGGGCTACGAGAAATGTGGGATGATCTTTCAACTCTCCAGGACCCTTTCTCCAGATTTTTACAGGGATGACATTTGTTCAACCCTATAATCACCAAATATAGTGGATTAAGCTTTGCTACTTATTATTCCCATACACCACAtactataattatttttatttttaattttttttttgttttattcctcttaaactaattgagttcttctacttattatctatataccacatattgattaaggaaaaaaattaaaaattaaaaaaaaattatgtgtgatgtgtggtatgaggatgatgagtagaatttttctaatgGATTTTATACTCCAAACAATCTGTGGACATATACTTTATATTGAACCGTGTAAAATTTTGTTTgtctttatttacattttatatcCTCTATTTATCATTTGATTCACGGATGAACATAAAGCATCATATCAACACCCAAGCCATTATTGTAGACCATTCAACCGTATTGTTAGACTCCAACTACTCTTGAAAATTGTATCCACATTGTCCATTATGGTTAACCAAATATGGATGAATCAAAGGCTacaacatttcaattttaatctctcttaaaaaaataaatcattttttttaaaataaattacttactaaagttatttcaatttctcgatccttaaagaattttttttatagaaaatttatgttggtattttttaataaatagtttttattcataatttattttaatttgattaagTTGGAGGAAGACTTGTAGGCATTATTCTTTCTTGTTAATTTATGTATTCACACCATTTATGGTCTTCTACATTTCGTACAATTAGATAAATTCTCTCAAGCGGTTTTAAGCTTTCAAGTTCTTAGACGTAGGGGTATAAGAAAAAACCGGTAAACCAAACCGAACCGGTGGGTTCGGTCCGGTATCGAGTTTGATTAAGTTCGGTactggttttatttttaaaacaagtcAAAAACAATTTAGttccgatttttctttttctataatTGGCCGGatcggtttatatatatatattttaatttatatatataatatatgactatatataaatagttttgtattatatgataaattattaattaatataatattaaattttaaaatcttatatcactatagtctattgtattaatagttatactaatactatattactatatattatttcatatataatatagtatattaaaaccgaaaaatcAGATcagaaatatgtaaaattaaagtactgatttaggaagataacttgtgtgtaatcggttttaaaaaatgtaaaatcgaTACGTATCGGATCGTTTACACCCCTACTTTGACGTTGTGAGGTTTATTGCTTAAAGCTGCCTTAattctatttaatatttattgccCAGTTGCCGGCTAAAAGTCTACTACCCCTTTTTTTTTGGTGAATGGTTGAACTTTTTGAAAAGAATGTGGCGTCCGTCTAgggtcaattttcaatttttgagtGTGGTGTTGTCTATCTATACATAGAGAAAAATTGTTAAGGAGAATAAAAGAGAATTGTACCTAAATAATTTTGAGAGTATTTTCAGATAAAAGAAATGTGTTCTTTTGGTAGAGTTTTGAGCTCAACCACTTGTGCAGAATTGGTCCGGGGTATACGACGATCAGTTAGGCTATTATATCATGGAAGAGTAAAGTCAAGAGGAATTCTCCTCCATCGGTTAATTGAGATTTTATACATTGCAGAGGACTTGAATCTCTTTAAAGAGAGCGATATTTCCATGTCTCAGATCAAACTGGttttgtttgaatgttaattttattataatttttattatattattatttatttcactaacaatttatttctattttttttttttataaaaaaaaagagcatgaatttatttagtttttgaaaaaaatgaaaattaaaaggtgAGAGCTTAATTAGTACACATTTTCATTTAAcgttaataaatagaaaaatcaatGAAGGGTCTGCTTTTATGGTAACGACCAATATTTCCTATAATAATCACAACCCAAGActctttcttcatttatttgtttttttgaatATCTTTTTTAAGGCAATTGAGGTCTGATCGATGAGATAGTTTACTCAGCCACATGGCAAGTTGGCAACTTGGAGAGTCCAAAGTGGATTACCTACAAATCATATATCTCGAAGTCCTAATCTGTTTACAAGTCACCTAGAGAGTGTCATATATACTTtattatgagatttattatatttaaaaaaataaaaattaatattatttaatatgtcAGCAGTATTTTtgatgcaaaaagaaataaacttataaatagatttattcattttttcttaatattccAACAACGCATCAATTCGTATCATTGAATTAATAGCAATGGACATGCATACAAATGAGATAGGACGTCTAGACTTCCACATCCACCATTGAAGAACAAGACAAGAACAAGAAAACACAGCAAAAGATGTGCACAAATGTATTTGATAATCCCAATGAAATTAGGGTTGGGGACGGCTTATTATTCTACATCTACAAATCACGAACTTGACATCATTCCATTTGCTACACCTAGAATTTACACTTTTACAACAAAGGTGCAGCACATTTATTTTCACTAGGCAATTGCCTCTGAAGAGGAACTAATATTCCAACCAACAACAACTACCTTCATTGAAATTGTCAGGACTCAGCAACCAACATTAGACAAATTATTTTGGacaatttattcatatatccaAAAGCAGCAAACAATCCATGTAAATAACCTTTGTTGTTTTTTTCAGTTTTCCTGCTAGAATTTTTCCATGTTCTCAACAGCATGATGATTCAGCCATgaccttttctttattttctttttcttctcctgcattctttctgtctcttgtTAACTGATTCTTCACCTTTGAGTCCATTCACGACATCTCTAAAGCTTATTCTAGCAATGTCGTCTCCATTCTCAAATAATGCAGTTTTGAAAGCCATTGCTGCCACAGCTGCAACTACTCTAGTTGTTGttgggattttctttttcttgttcaaAAGATTTGTCATTGCTCGATGccacaagaaaaagaaagcgaGTACAATCTTTCTTCGAGAAGATGATGAAGTGACTCTCGGAGAGTTCATGAACTTCGGAGGAAACATGAAAGGATTGATTGTTGAGGAAAATGGGGTGGATGTTTTTTATTTGAGGGAACTGGAAGGTGGACAACTTGAAACTTCTTTTCCCAAGGTAGCATTCAATCCTAGTTTTGAagatgaaaaggaaaagagggtgGATGTTAGAGTTGAAAGACCAAGAAAATCTCAATCTCAGGAAGTTCCATTGCTGTCTGAGTGTTCTGAAGGAATTCCTCTTGAAGTAGTGAAAACAATAGTGCAAATCCCAACCCCACCaattattttggagaaggaAACTCTAACACCACCACCCCCTCCACCAAAGAAGATTCCATTGCCACCTTCACCAGCTCTGTCGCCGCCTTTTCTTCCAGCTAAAAGAAGTCTTGCACCTCCACCTCACCTTCACCTCCTAAGGCAGGGAATTCGGTGTCATTATTGAAACCCCCACCAGCacccaaaacaaaatcaaacaacAAGAGCTAGGCAGAGGTTTTAATGGGGGAGAGCTTGAGAATGTTAGGTACTGGCCAAAGGACGCTGAAACCGCTGCACTGGAACAAGGTTACAACTAATACTGATCATTCAATGGTCTGGGATAAGATCATCGACGGATCTTTCAGGTACTTGTgcctaatatttttcatttcataccGTTATAGTTGTCCTACAATTGATCATTGTctaatggaaaatattttagccgcaaaatgattatataaaagtaaactcacaaactgatgtggcttgCTGTGATACGTCATATTATATAGTTACTTTATTACAAAGTAAATCTAACGGGATTTCAGGAAActatatcagtttgtgagtttattttgtgtaatctttttGTGTTTGTATCAATTCTCTTGTCTTATCTCTGCTTGTTAATTATTTTGTATGTGCAATTTAGATTTGAAGATGATCTTATGGAGACTTTGTTCGGATATGCTAATACCAAGAACAAATCCCTTGAAGGAGATTA
This Carya illinoinensis cultivar Pawnee chromosome 11, C.illinoinensisPawnee_v1, whole genome shotgun sequence DNA region includes the following protein-coding sequences:
- the LOC122282972 gene encoding two-component response regulator ARR15, coding for MAIAGEVLRRNFPENVEVFDDSPSGSLELHVLAVDDSVVDRMVIERLLKISSCKVTTVESGTRALQYLGLDGEKGPVGFDGLKVNLIMTDYSMPGMTGYELLKKIKGSSVLREIPVVIMSSENVLARIDRCLEEGAEEFLLKPVKLSDVRRLKDFITRGEGKDGGETRDHKRKREDDYTSSSSPSPSPPSSSSLISSSSSSTASSASSSARLSKRAKLRKKD